The Streptomyces luteogriseus genome includes a window with the following:
- a CDS encoding VOC family protein, with translation MPSVKQIQVTFDCAEPERVARFWCEVLGYVVPPPPEGFATWDDFNHSLPPEERDSWFVAQDPTGAGPRLYFQRVPEGKVAKNRVHLDVRAGTGLVGEERLATLEAECARLVALGAVRERLLPADEENESCIVMQDIEGNEFCLD, from the coding sequence ATGCCATCGGTCAAGCAGATCCAAGTCACCTTCGACTGCGCAGAACCCGAGCGAGTCGCTCGCTTCTGGTGCGAGGTGCTGGGGTACGTCGTACCGCCGCCACCGGAGGGGTTCGCCACTTGGGACGATTTCAACCACTCGCTGCCGCCCGAGGAGCGGGATTCATGGTTCGTAGCCCAAGATCCCACGGGCGCGGGCCCGCGACTGTATTTCCAGCGGGTTCCCGAAGGCAAGGTCGCCAAGAACCGGGTGCACCTCGATGTGCGGGCCGGCACCGGACTCGTGGGTGAAGAGCGCCTGGCCACGCTGGAGGCCGAATGCGCGCGACTGGTGGCCCTCGGTGCGGTACGCGAGCGACTGCTGCCCGCCGACGAGGAAAACGAGTCGTGCATCGTGATGCAGGACATCGAGGGCAACGAGTTCTGTCTCGACTGA
- a CDS encoding Type 1 glutamine amidotransferase-like domain-containing protein translates to MSGPARSVALLDGGFSTDEDGLLDDWLLSRARNSHPAVCFVPTAGGDPPAYVDQFLSAFESRDCAPSVLPLFRRRLDDEALRTFLLNQDVVYVGGGNTANLLAVWRAHGVDQVLREAYDRGTLLCGISAGADCWAQGSHTDSFGPLTFLRDRLGLLPGSVCPHYDSEPGRRASYRESVATGMLPPGWAVEDGVGALFVDGRLEEAVSRRPAAHLYRVQADEDHGAVERALRLRQLYPPRSTAGEPKPGQDADGRPVRRS, encoded by the coding sequence ATGAGCGGTCCGGCTCGTAGCGTGGCTCTCCTCGACGGAGGCTTCTCGACGGACGAGGACGGACTGCTGGACGACTGGCTGCTCAGCCGTGCGAGAAACAGCCACCCCGCAGTGTGCTTCGTTCCCACAGCCGGTGGCGACCCACCTGCCTACGTCGATCAGTTCCTGAGCGCGTTCGAGTCGCGCGACTGCGCGCCGTCCGTGTTGCCGCTGTTCCGGCGCCGGCTGGACGACGAGGCCCTGCGGACGTTTCTGCTGAACCAGGACGTCGTCTACGTCGGCGGTGGCAACACCGCGAACCTCCTCGCGGTCTGGCGCGCACACGGCGTCGACCAGGTGCTGCGCGAGGCCTACGACCGCGGGACGCTGCTGTGCGGAATCAGCGCCGGCGCCGACTGCTGGGCCCAGGGCTCGCATACGGACTCCTTCGGCCCGCTGACGTTCCTGCGGGACAGACTGGGCCTCCTGCCGGGTTCGGTGTGCCCGCACTACGACAGCGAACCAGGGCGCCGCGCGTCGTACCGAGAATCGGTGGCGACGGGCATGTTGCCCCCAGGCTGGGCGGTCGAGGACGGTGTGGGGGCTCTCTTCGTGGACGGACGCCTCGAGGAAGCGGTCAGCCGGAGGCCGGCAGCGCACCTGTACCGGGTTCAGGCAGATGAAGATCATGGAGCAGTGGAGCGAGCGCTGCGCCTGAGGCAGCTGTACCCGCCTCGCTCAACGGCGGGCGAGCCGAAGCCCGGGCAGGACGCAGACGGGCGCCCGGTCCGTCGCTCCTGA
- a CDS encoding barstar family protein: protein MIHRVRGDRGQREPGRYALTDSEDGRVWGVCAEVEGLFNEPRRAICELLGWVPDGAEVRGWVGHRVWLVPEDRTLDPWLLEDAESIGGRRQTDALVLTGRDDWMGPPEGHRAPVRLHDRYRWLGSCREFTRVMPHETTAPSLVLRGLSPSGRLRRALATGTRRALDLDEARLWIRDDNGRPLADRLLRPKIRAWRPSAHGPDLIDLELDAALDEPLPGHALPIWDRWLAGPPQTPGVWACLDTRQREAWLDLVRERGCRLRHQGRPAGSAYELDGRHITDEPSLFLALGEAVNGPGGYFGGCVDALADCLRGTFGYTAPATMLWRDIAPAREHLSHVLTPEGEPYDLIALVLEVLAEGHMRVTFA, encoded by the coding sequence ATGATTCACCGCGTGCGTGGAGACCGGGGGCAGCGCGAGCCGGGGCGGTACGCCCTGACGGACTCGGAGGACGGGCGCGTCTGGGGCGTCTGCGCCGAGGTGGAGGGACTCTTCAATGAACCCAGGCGCGCGATCTGCGAGCTCCTCGGCTGGGTGCCGGACGGCGCCGAGGTGCGCGGCTGGGTCGGACACCGGGTGTGGCTCGTACCGGAGGACAGGACGCTGGACCCCTGGCTGCTGGAGGACGCGGAAAGCATCGGGGGGCGGCGGCAGACGGATGCTCTCGTCCTCACGGGTAGGGACGACTGGATGGGCCCGCCGGAGGGACACCGGGCTCCGGTCCGTCTGCACGACCGGTACCGGTGGCTGGGCTCCTGCCGGGAGTTCACGCGTGTCATGCCCCACGAGACGACTGCTCCCTCCCTCGTCCTGCGGGGCCTCTCACCGAGCGGCCGGCTGCGGCGGGCACTGGCGACGGGTACCCGGCGCGCGCTGGACCTGGACGAGGCCCGCCTGTGGATACGCGACGACAACGGCCGGCCGCTCGCCGACCGGCTGCTGCGGCCGAAGATCAGGGCGTGGCGCCCGTCCGCCCACGGGCCGGACCTGATCGACCTGGAACTGGACGCAGCGCTCGACGAGCCCCTCCCGGGACACGCCCTCCCCATCTGGGACCGCTGGCTCGCCGGACCACCGCAGACCCCCGGCGTCTGGGCCTGCCTGGACACCCGGCAGCGCGAGGCGTGGCTCGATCTCGTCCGCGAACGGGGCTGCCGGCTGCGGCACCAGGGCCGACCCGCCGGAAGCGCGTACGAGCTGGACGGCCGGCACATCACCGACGAGCCGAGCCTCTTCCTGGCCCTCGGCGAAGCCGTCAACGGGCCGGGCGGCTACTTCGGCGGCTGCGTGGACGCCCTGGCGGACTGTCTGCGCGGCACCTTCGGGTACACCGCCCCCGCGACCATGCTCTGGCGGGACATCGCGCCCGCGCGCGAGCACCTGTCCCACGTCCTGACACCCGAGGGCGAACCGTACGACCTGATCGCCCTGGTGCTCGAAGTCCTCGCCGAGGGCCATATGCGAGTCACCTTCGCGTGA